In the Balearica regulorum gibbericeps isolate bBalReg1 chromosome 3, bBalReg1.pri, whole genome shotgun sequence genome, CAAAAACAGACCCCTGAATGATGTGATGCGTACTTTCTTTAGGTATGCCATAAGCACCGCACTCACTCACTAGTAGTATCTCATCTACCTTCCTGGGTATTTcaatatgtaaatgaaaatataatcaCAACTAATGTTTGCCAAACCAGAAGAAACTGTTACACTGAACTAAGCACTGCACACCAAACCACTTTGAAATTTTATCTGGAGTTACATATGTGCATAGTaaagtcaaaggaaaaatttaCATGAAGTATACCAGAAAGGTATAAGCAGACTACCGTAGTTTGATTTCTTAAGAACGCTTGGTCTGGTTACTACTGAATTCCACAGGACTTTCTCACATAGACCAttctaaaagcagcaaaagtaaCTATCATTTACATAGAAAAAGCCCATGATCTTTTTTTGCCGCATGCAAGAATACATACATCAAACAAAGCCGCAAAGTTATCGAGTCTGGATGggatataaaataataaaactccCATGCCCACCCAACATGAATATTGACACCaccttgaaatatttctatttcactgtattttaaaaatacgcCTAAAATTTCATCTTCCATGAAGATGTGtgcattttaatgtttgtaTTAAGGAAGTTCTCAAAAGCAGTGTAAAGCATAAGTTAATAGCAACATAACATTAAGTTTACCCATTAATACCTTGTCATCTTTTTCAAGCAGCAGTCTGAAGGCCTCTTTTTTATCATCTTCTGAACCCTTGTGCAAATTGTCCACCTGCTGTAAAAGACTAAATAAGCCTTCTTCTGATTTCACAATGGCATTGGGTGATTTCATCcatccctcttcttcctcagagTCTCCTTCAGAATCAGTATGAGCTGTAAGATAactaaaatcacagaaaataatagccatcttttctaaaaatattggTATTGTTAAATTCTAATGCAAAAATTTCAGAGCACAATTTCTTCCAGTTGTCTAACCTTAAAGGATTTTTTATTCATGATATCAAGCCTATTATTACTATAAAACCTGTATCTTCAAAGGGACACCACAATCATATTCCAAACATAACAGGCAAGTAATTACACTGTCCTGCTGCCTaatactgcattaaaaaatgcagatacaTATTAGAAACACATGTATCCTTGTGTTTCAAATGCAGAACACCTTAAATCATTAACATGTACTAAGACATGCTCTGTAACTCTGAATAGGCCTCTTCAACTCTTTACCtcaattttcctatttttttaaataggaatgAGATTCCTAACCAAAACataaatgctataaaaatcACATATACAACGCTTTGTGAAACACCTGTAAGATCTAAATATAAGCAATAACATCACTGTTATCAATTCCTTTACTTATTTCTTTTGCACATCTTGAAGGTCAGAATATCTGAAACTGGGAAAGAGCTTGTATTAATTCATTATGCTTAGTGTACAAGTACTCAGCACAAGGCAGTCAAggacaaagaaatatttccaaaagccATAAATACCATGCAGAGATAAGCAGCTGGCCTTACTGTCCAAAGTGCTGAGCATATGTTAGGGTCTTCCAATTTCATATCGGAGCAGCTGAATggcactatttttaaaaaatagctttttgctTATGTACTAAAAATGGACAGAAAAGCCTAATCTTCTCCATTtccacttttgaaaatattgttctgatgagaaaaaataatgtacaaGAGCTAGCTGCCAggttcagagatttttttaaatagtaactatgaacagaaaaagcatgaaatgtATTATACACATTAAGCAACTGAATAATCTAAATAGGCCATGAcagtcaaaatatattttttttttttttcccagaaatataACCAGTACAGAATGTTAGCAATATAAATGGAGGTTAAGAGTCATGgcttttaaatattctgttttcgATATGCTGCTTTCAGAAGTGACCAGAACTAAAACATGAGCAGATGCACTTACATCCTGTAAATGAACAAGTACAACTGCTTATCAAGCTACAGAAGTGTTAGATATGGCATGACAGTTTTACTGCAAAATTAGCCTGGTAATATGGGAAAGAGGAgtcaaaaatacatttggatAAAACAATACAAACATAAACCATGTGTACATGTTCAAACTGAAAACCAACATGGAACAGAGCAGAGATGGGAAACTTCATAGATTCCTACAGATTTGTTTTACATAATCTTGATGATGCTGAAGTTGATGACATATCCTATGTTGTATCCTGCAGTCTTTATTTGTAAGTCACCAAATGTTTATTCTGGGTTTCTgaagcatctttaaaaacacagcatCTTGTTCTTCCATAGTTATTTTGAAACAGGAGCTACATCATATATATGCTGCATTTGCAAGAGCACTAACTTGACCAGAAGTGCAAGGGATTTGGTGGGAGGGGGGCAATCTTTTAGCTCCAATACACAATCCAATGATGTGAAGTATGTAACACATGTGAAGTATATTACCTTTCCTCACATTATTTGgatgcccccctcccccctccaatTAAAAGATACATGCAGTGAGGGTTTGTGCAATTACTGACCTAAAATAAGGTAACTAACAACTAAGCAGTGAAGGCAATTTCAAATTTCCATACAACACTGCAACTCTAACACTCCTTAGTTACAGGAATTTGGGCACTGCATCAAATGCTACCTAAGCAGGTAGATATGAAAGTAGGGAATCAGTGTTTGGAAGTCAATGTTGATGTTGTCATCTTTATCTTTGCTGAATAAACATCTGCTAAAATGTCTATGATCACTACTGTTCCAATGctagaaaacagacaaaagtgATTATTAGAAAATGTTACTCTCCCAGCAAAAATATAAAGACCAAGGTTGGACTGACAGCCAAGCCCTGTCACTCCAAACAAGCCCAGCAGATATTTCCAGCAGCACTGTATCAAACTGTCATGGCCAAACTTCAAATTGAGGCCAAACATTAAATTCATATGACATCAGATAAGTCATATGAGAATAATCATGGAGAGACTCAAATGGAAAAAGTATGAAGTAGGTCACTATCTAACAGATGATGTGAAGCCATAAGGAGCTAATTATAAAATATCATGGAACAATAATCTTTTAAGATCAGACCATACTGCACCAAGCCTTTCCTCATCCCACCTCTCCTACAGAAACATGATCTCCAGGCCACAATTgtgctgagaaacagcagagaggaCAGATCATTTCTCCCTCACTCACTTGAACCTCCACTGTCCTGGGAAATTCTCTCCTACCTCCTCTATTTATCTGCTTTATGAATCCTCAAAGAATTTAAATGTGGAGCAGACCATCTTAAATCTTGATGAGAATGCCATAAATTTCATTTACTTGTTGATTGCATGCTTTAAAGAAGGCAAAACAATACATATAAAACAACCTGTGGGAAGTGAAAAACACAATAGTGAGTAACTTTTTCCAGTGTAAGGCAATGCCAGTAATTCCCAGGTACTGCAACAAACCATACAACCCTGTGCCTGCTGACATAGATAAGAAGACACTGAGCTATACACTAAGGGGGCAGAGCTTCTACAGAACCAACAGAGAAGAATGCCATTCTCAAATGCAAGAAGCAAAATGTTAAAATCTTCTCCAAGTTTGATTAGAAGTGAATAGTGTTTTTCATGAGAAGGACAGAAATTAAATGTCCTGATACCAAAATGTCCAAGGGAGTGCAAACAACTGCCAGTGCTTAAGATTTGGCACGCTAGCTACCCctgagatgcatttttttcctcagcaaagTAATTTCATAGTGTCATCAGAGGATCCTCTCTTCCTTGTCTCTTCCTCTTTGGCTCCAGAGCTGAcactgctgcctcccagcatTTCCCACAGGAAAAGCACCATGGTGACAGTCAAGGGCTTCATGACTTATTTGTGATGAGTTCCCACCTCACTAGACACACACCCCAGGCAAACTCCCACAATGCTCAGGAGTCATGGGGGTAAAATGACAGCAAGGTAATTTAGTTAAGTATAAACCATTAAATATCACTTTAACCATTTTGGCAAACTAGGcataaagaatgtttttctgttttgtttctgataacattcattttcttactAGCTCTCTGTTCAATCCTTATCATAGCTGAAAcgttttaatgaaaacatattaGGAAGACaatagaaacttttaaaaaataaacagttagGATTTTTCCTAACAAGTTGCCTAAGCTGTACTTTACCAATATGAACTGAAGCCAGTTTTTTTTACAAGATAAGAAGTCCTTCCAACTACTTAAGGAGAAGAGTGTAACATATATTATTGATATAAAACTACGATAAGAAGAGCTTGATAACTGATTTCCACAAAGTAGATAGCAGGCTTATACATCTACTCATTCTAGAAAAGCATGTTACAAAAAgcaatactattaaaaaaaaaaaaaatcagtactaACACAAACAGAAGTGGAGATTCTTTTtaacacagttttaaaactaCAAGAGTCTAAGGGTTGATGACAGTaatccaaaaggaaaattaacaaaaaatgagGAGAGTCAGTAtggtttattttacaaatatttcatgtaACAACACTGACATCTGCAATTTTAcctgctgttttcctgcaaGAGGTTCTAGCAgatgataaataaaaaagtgagtATTTACATGTGATAAACACAATGACCAATACTTGAGAAAATGgaagaactttaaaaatgtctacAGTCAGTACCAACTTGTTTTCACCTTTATTAccaacagattttatttaaaagagaaaaacagtgatAAGAATGTGAAGAGCAATGATCAACCAACAGGACTCAGTTGGATCACAAAGGACTGTTCAAAGTTCAAAGAACAAATGGAAACTGTGCCGGAGACTCACCGCACTGTGGTTATGCTGTTCAGTAAATCCAGGCTCCTAGtactgcattaaaaaacccctgagCTACACGGCATAAAGCACCACTGTGGTATAAACTCACTTTGTTGGTTCAAAAATTGTGTTGGATTGCCTGTAAATTGGCAGACACTGGGCCTAACCAGGTATCAGCTGTTCACAACATTTCAGCTTTTAGACAGACAAATATCATCTGTTGTCTTCCtgccaacttaaaaaaaatcacacgcTGACACAAACACTGTCTCATCCACTCCAGCTAATTCAATAGAAAGGTGATTATATGTCACAGACTGATCTGGATCAAATTCGCACTGTATAACACAGCAGAGTGCACATCCATCAGTAATGATAAGCGGCCTTCGAGGAAAATTTGGCAAACCAGATTCAGATTAGCCGAGGGTTGCATTGAAAACAAATgggcagcaaaaataaattaagaaatgaaCAAATTATAAGTGAAGTGATACTCAGAAGCAGACAAGGGAAATGTTTCTTCCTGCTGaatatttaaactatttcaAGGAACAACtacaaataaaacatctgtAGGAAAAGATTTACTGTGGTGAGTCTTTCTGGTGACTGATGccaaatgtaatttgaaaagcCTGGATGCCAGACCAGCCGAAGACTGGTGCCAAACATGACAGTGATGTCAGTGGTTCATCACTGCTGTATCAGGgaagaaacagctttaaaagcacAAAGAGGACACTTTGTTGACATGCACCATCCCAGGTGATCATCTAGACacaatttattgtatttgtaaAGGAATGAGTGCTTGTTACACATTCTCAAATGTTAATGATTGAGGTTTTCACTAGTAAATgatggaaacagaaacaaactcttAAGAATAgaatacagaaaagcacagaCTAGAAAACGTAGGCTCTTTAGCATTCTGTCCATGTCCCATCCATTCAGTTACCTTCTATTCAGGCTACCTGCTATTATCTTAAAATATATctcatttattaaaaagcatGTGATATTTTTCCACTTAGAGAAGTGCATAATTTTTGAAAGGCAAAATACAAAGCTTCTCTTCCCAAGGTGCTGAATATCAAAAGTGACATGGAGAATATGACCAGAGCAGATCAGAGCAGTGAGGACCATACCAAAGACTGCCAGCTTCAAATagtttatggaaaaaatgagtagcattaaaagcttttctggaaGAAGTTTACAAATCTGAAACCAATGTAGTCGTCCAGCACAAGTCCATAAAACTCTTCAGATTACTTCATCTGTCAATTCCCAGCATCTACCCATTTGTCAGTTAAAACCAAAGTGCTTAACACAAGCAAATCCTATCTTCTAGATCATGAAAACACTGCTGAGGCAGTGAAACATGTTGCATGCACTTTAGATAGAatacagaaagtgaaaaaatgtttaatctgtaacaaagagaaaaatcatttctCTAGTGCACAAACTAGCAATTGAATGCCTTATTGTGTGTAAAATTGTGTGTATACTCTTCTGTAAAAAGAACAGTATAAAACAATGCACATGGTGTTATACCTACAGCACATGAAGTGGTGATGCACATTAACCGGAAAAACAGTATGTTGTTATTGTCTCTCATGGCAAGTTCTCACAGAATATGTACCACTGTCATTATAGTTACATAAGGCGTCAGAAAAAGCTATATACTTTGCAAACGTACACACATTAGGGTTAACAATCTATTTCCAtttgcaaagggaaggaaaaaatacagaaagaaaattacttaaatgaaaaaaatcttaaatttagagaaaatatgcaaaacaagcaTGTCAAGTACAAGGCATtggtaggggaaaaaaccaaaagggattaaaaaatagcattggAAAAGCACATAACCAAATGACTAACACTATCTATAACCTTGAATTATCCTCCTTCCTTCCAACTGTACACAAACACTTGTTAGAGAAGGCCTCTCTTAAGGACACAGTCAAAGCTCATGCACGCTATAATCACTTGTATTGGATCATCTCATCAGCCTTGTCGTCACACAGAAGAACCTGAACAGACAAGTTTCCTTGGCTAGTTCTGAAAAAGCAATGCATCACTCCTGACCAGCAAATGGGATCTTCTCAAATGCTAGGTGTGGAATAACTCCTGTGTTATGTCTGTGAACCTGATTATTCATAAACTGGACCTTTAGCCTTACCTACATCTCCAAGTATTTAATGCACAACATAAAGGCCTCTGCAAACCAACTAATGGATAAAACAATCTGAGAAACTAATAGAACTGAAATGTTTCTACACCATATGAAGGGGAAATGTCTTTGAATATCCCTGCCAATActgaatacttaaaaaaaataaagaactggtTCATAACATAACTGACAGGTCTCAAAATATGGTATCAAAATGTAAGACTTGTGAAGCATGTGGGCTGGGATGTAACAGAGCAAGAAATTCTGCCCACAggagctgaaaataaattggGAGGAACTCTTCAAAAATAGAATTTCATGAACTATTATATGCAGCCTATTGCTGTCTTCAGGATATTACAGTTAATTAAtatatctttaaagaaaaaagtgacttAAGATAGGCAATTTACAGACATAATGCTGCCTACACTAGTATGTATAACACACTGAGGAAATGTTCAAAAACCTCAGTTGCTATAAATATACACTTATTAAATTGCATATAAGTATCTAATCTGATTATATCGAAACAGAGTTGCAATTACAAGAGAGTAAAGTCATCACCGTTTTACATTACAACTGGAGTGCATATTGGGTAACacatgaaaagacaaaaatatagTCCTTCACCTGGACTCCAGGTACATCTGATCCTGATTAGTCACAAGGGGACTACAAGGTGTGATCAAAACCAGGAACTTTCTACCTTACTAACTCAGTACCCTAAATCCCTCATGACTACTTTTTAAGCTGCCAGAAAGTGTATACAATGGCAACTATACATAAACAAACTGCCATTTGTACACGTGTTGCATTGGGACGTAGCTTTCACAGCATGTAATACCTTTAGGCAGAACACTGTAATAACTCATCTTTAAGGCCCAGAGAAGACAATTATCATGAAAAGCACAAGAGCATTCCATACAGTTTGAACGAACTCTGTCAGAGACAGAAGACTACTTTCTTACTAGAAGCACTTTTAAAATCACACCACTGTTCTAAACTCTGTCTCTCACTGAGAGACATGTCATTGAGATGCAGGAATACTGCATCAGATTGTTACTAAATGCAcccttaaaaatctgtattatgCTTGGCATTAAGCCAGCTTCAGCCATAGTGCAGATTCAGAGATGGTCACCCAGAGTTTTCTCTGATCTAAAAATCACTAATCAGAACTTTTGTGGTTTGGtcgggtttttttccctggataTAGAGGAAcattaaatatacataaaactttaaaagggCTCCTGTTTACAATACAAAGTTTCACATAGATAACGATGCAATTTGCACTCTATGTGTACTGTAgtatatacaaaatataattGACTCACCCTCCTTCACTTTCGGCCTCCTCAGAGCTGGTAGTTTCTGTTGCACCAGAAGCTGTCTCAGCTTTTCTCCGTTTTGTTGCTCTGTGTGATGGGCTAACTCTCTGAACATCTCCCTTCCCTTGAAGCTCATTTCGAACAAGCTCTTCAAGCTTTGGAATAGCTTCTTTCAGGAATTTCACCTCTCTCTCCAGTTCGTCCACACTTATTAGCAAGCCATTCAGTTTTTCTAGTATCTGCAGTTGCCTTCCATGTAAAACCATTACTGCTCCTTGCTCATTAGGAACTTCATTTTGCAAGCCCACAGAATTAAGCCTGTTACCTACATTTAGGAAGGCAGGTATACGCACAGCACCAGGTTTTCGGATCTTACGGTACCAAATCAGCATCAGGCTTATTCCAGCAGTCCCTGCCATTATGCTCAGTATTAGTCCTTTATTTTCGAAGGGAGACATTTCTGCACTCTCCTAAAATTGTGAGACAACAGTAACAGAGTTAGAGGTAGTTTTCCTACTCTACCCAAACGACTGACTTTGCTTTTAAGTCATAAAAGTACAAGGCTAGAATAACTGGTGCATGCTGCAGATACAAAGTTACAATACAACTCTAGCAGATTCTGCAATAGAAGGCTACGTGCTGTGACagcaaaaccatgacagttgCGGGGTTGGGGAGGGGTAAGGGGCACACACTTCTGCATCGGCACGTGCGCAGGACCTCAGCCTTCACTTTTAACCTTCTCCGCATcttgggaatttttttgttttaatgcaagAATCCCGTACAATCGGATTTTCCGCAACCGCAGAACGGCGGAACCCCAGCTTGTCAGGCCGCGGCAGCCCGCGCCGCCGGGAGGGGTGTctcgccgccgccccggccACACGGCGCCGAAAGGCTGCCGGAGCCCCGCGGTCACCTCCCCGCGGGGGACCGCCCGTCCCGCACCCCGGCCCAGGCCCGGCCGCCCCGGCAGGGGTCGTCGCCTGGCGGCAGCCCCGGGCGCGGCACCGCCCCCGTTACGTACCGGCGGGCCGGTCCGGGAGCGGGTGCGGGTCCGGCCCAGGCGCGGCGCCGCGCGTCCCCGCAGCTCTCCCGCCGCGGCACagggggcggtggcggcggcggggccgccccggggcGGTGATACCCGGATCGAGGGGGACGGGCCTACGCCGCAGCTGCCGGCCGGGCCGCCCGGGTGATGGGCGCTGGGCCGTGCCGCGTTGTGTCCGCCCTGTGACCCTGGCAGCCCCAGACCGGGCTGGCGGGCGGACCTCCGGCCCGGCTGTGAGCCCGAGTGGGCCGCAGCTTGGGAATCCCGCCggggggtgctgctggggggatgcCTGCTGCACCCGCTTCAGACATTGCTTGAATAGGCTGTTCAAGTTCAAATTTGTTCGTTTATGTGTGTCTCTTCAGTCTGTTTGCTACTTGTTTTCACTAATTTAACCTTTGCTACTGCTAGGGCCTAGAGAAACTATTTACACTGCATTAGTGAAGACCGTAAGCTGCAAAATCACGGAGAACCCCCGCCCAGTTGCCAGAAGAGGAGCAGTCCTGGCACAAAAGCTCCATTGCAATTTTAGCCATCTAAGGGCCCAAAGCTGATTTCACCAAAGTCCATTacagattgcccaaagccatGGAGCAACTGGGGTTTAACAGGGTGCGGGAGGTGTAGCTCCTGTGTCCCCTTTGAGACATCGCTTTTATCGGTGACGCTCACAAAGACTCTTTATTTCTCCTCCACgacagtatttctttctggatCTGCCTCCTGTTTCTGGCCTTGAATGGAAGAAGGATCATCACAGACAACCTGCTGTGCCCATTCATCTT is a window encoding:
- the RMDN2 gene encoding regulator of microtubule dynamics protein 2 isoform X1 — translated: MSPFENKGLILSIMAGTAGISLMLIWYRKIRKPGAVRIPAFLNVGNRLNSVGLQNEVPNEQGAVMVLHGRQLQILEKLNGLLISVDELEREVKFLKEAIPKLEELVRNELQGKGDVQRVSPSHRATKRRKAETASGATETTSSEEAESEGGYLTAHTDSEGDSEEEEGWMKSPNAIVKSEEGLFSLLQQVDNLHKGSEDDKKEAFRLLLEKDDKYENCVDFLWRLARAYGDLFEMTTDAEEKRKYVTDGKIKAEKAVQLDARSAESHQWFAIMCGYMSQFESVQNKIRNGYLFKEHLDKAIELKPQDPLLYYLNGRWCYSVAQLSWIEKKVAAALFGTPPTSTVEEALQNFLKAEEMHPGYSKYNYVYLAKCYKDLGQKNNALKYCDSALSILSVTNEDKEAQKDLEALLLTLKL
- the RMDN2 gene encoding regulator of microtubule dynamics protein 2 isoform X2 codes for the protein MSPFENKGLILSIMAGTAGISLMLIWYRKIRKPGAVRIPAFLNVGNRLNSVGLQNEVPNEQGAVMVLHGRQLQILEKLNGLLISVDELEREVKFLKEAIPKLEELVRNELQGKGDVQRVSPSHRATKRRKAETASGATETTSSEEAESEGGYLTAHTDSEGDSEEEEGWMKSPNAIVKSEEGLFSLLQQVDNLHKGSEDDKKEAFRLLLEKDDKYENCVDFLWRLARAYGDLFEMTTDAEEKRKYVTDGKIKAEKAVQLDARSAESHQWFAIMCGYMSQFESVQNKIRNGYLFKEHLDKAIELKPQDPLLYYLNGRWCYSVAQLSWIEKKVAAALFGTPPTSTVEEALQNFLKAEEMHPGYSKYNYVYLAKCYKDLGQKNNALKYCDSALSILSVTNEPRGRLRKDCPIFLGPLQLITAHCPI